The Physeter macrocephalus isolate SW-GA unplaced genomic scaffold, ASM283717v5 random_2310, whole genome shotgun sequence nucleotide sequence gacttccctggtggtccagtggttaagactccgcgcttccactgcaggggtgcaggttcgatctctggttggggaactaagattctgatgccccacggcatggccaaaaaataaaaaaattataaaagggtCGGGGGGGATTTGTGAAACTGAGTAACCTTGATgggtacatttttaaattaactaaaaggagaggaaaggaaaggttaAGTAGACATTTCCTAATGTCAAGTTTAAATGGCTTAGGTTTCAAATCTTGGCAAATGTTACCTATCTAAATTAGCTGTTAGAATAGTCAATTTCTACCATTTTTGAGGAGATAGAGGATTAattaacagttttttcttttgtactttctTAGTGACTAAGAGcgtttgtgtatatatttgtgtgtggtaTGAAGAAAGTCCTAGAgacatttgcatatatattcatgattttattaaaatatgtctttTGATAAAGAAATACCTATTATAAAAAGTTTAGAAAGTTCAGATTAGTAAAAATCCTTAAATCTCAGAGataactactgttaacattttttggTTGTATTATCCTTccagtatttatatatatagttgacccttgaacaacacaggggttcgAGGTGCTGACTCTCTGACCCTCTGCAAAGTTGGAAAATCTACATATACAACCGGTTCATGTAGTACCTATTTATTGGAAAAATCTGTGTATGCGTGGACATGCatagttcaaacctgtgttgttcaagggtcaactgtatatatttacaaatataaacatatatatatacttgtgaACACGTATATAACCCATGTTCCTTTTAAGCTAAATTACTAAATAGAGCAATACCATTCTAGAGCTGGAAAGATTTTAGAAATGATAAAAGCCAGTggtgttttttccatttcctttagtttttaaGCAGCAGAACTCtttcttaatatattaaatatatcattGAAACTCTAATTGTAATATAGATGGGGGCCTAGGGCTTTCTGCCACTCAGTCTTTCCCCTTGCCTGAAAACAAAAAATCTGCATCCCTAAGCATATTCAAGAGCTcctactaaaaattaaaaatgatttagcTCTACCTCTAATATTTTACATTGTATTAAAGAAGTTTTGTGTTTATTCACTccccattttctgtttgttttgtttgtttgtttgttttctgcagTGAAAACTAGATTTTCATATGCCTTTCCAAAGGAATTTCCTTATAGGATGAACCATGTAAgtatattgtaaaaaataaaactacttgtTAAAGCTGTATGTAAACTAGCTacattttatatcaaaataaactGAATGGTCTCCTAGAAATGGCAGTTTCAGATTCTATGAGAATAtggattttatttctaaattaaagctAAAGTGcttctaccattaaaaaaaaatactttgtagcAGTGATTATCAACCCTGGGTGTCCATTAAATCACTTTGGGAGCTTTTTTAATAATACTGATGTCAGGTTCTCTCTGGATCAACTAAATCAGAATTTTCAGGGTTGAAACCTGGACACTGGTATTTTCTAAAGCTCCCAGGTGGCTACTAGTGCAGCTGGGGTTGAGAATTACTATaatgaaacagaatgaaaaccatacttgaaattttacattattttagaaGATGCATTTCTATTGCCATTTTAAtaggcatgtttttctttttccaccttGCAAGggattttttcattctatttaaattgtatttttgtttcattttcagtatTCTCTTCTATTATTAATTTGTAATATAACAAGAATAACAGTTAAGTGGAGATAATtacatttttgcatttgttgAGTGGGAAGTATATTGGAAAATCTGAAGCTTATacaggattattttaaataaaaataagtaataagaaTACTTATATGAGGCTGGCTTTTCCTTACAAGgattaaaatgtttcataatcACAGTTGCATGCATTGTATAACAAGTAATTGTTTATAGCATATGTTCATTCTGATATAAGCTATTGtgttttcttgatttaaaaaaattttagtaaaaatttgTGATAAATGCCTAATTACATTCTTATGTTAGACTAAGTAGACTCACCTAATTTGGTTTCATGTTGacatttataatcttttttttttaacagatattaGAATGTGAATTCTATCTTTTAGAATTAATGGTAAGTATATTTCTTCCTTGTGATTAATAGAGTAAAACTTACTTTCAAATTTAGTGAAgtcataaatttaaagaaataattgtagGGAGGTGCATTTTAAAACCATCCAAGTGATATGTGATGGTAAATCATAGTACCTAGTGGCATCATCACCTATATGCTCTTGGGAGCCTGTAAAATAGTTTGTATATACTACTTAGGATGGGAAATTTTTTCTGTTCTATAGTAACTATAATAAGAGGATTACAAGCAAACCAGTCAGGACATTAAACCACTGTAAATTATTTGCacaatttgtgtatgtgtgtggtgttaTTTAAAGATAGATTATGTCTTTGGCAGAATTCTGCTCCTCCAGTTGGGAATTACGGATTTATAGGCTAATAAGAGGTTTCAGTGTGTTGCAGATGTGACACTTTGAGTCTCTAAGGGAATGGATGCTGACTGACTGCCAACCGATTTACCAAGGTATATTTCAGAGAGAGCACTGCCTTCACTATTACAGTAGAGTTTAGGGCTGCCATACTGCTTGCTTAAGAGAATAAGAGGGAAGCAAGCATGagttagaaaaatacattttgaaatacacaATTAAAAATCAGTTGGGTAATGGTAAGGTTTTTGTGTTAtaataaatctgtttttatacatacacattttttaaactgtttctaGGATTGTTGCTTGATAGTGTATCATCCTTATAGACCTTTGCTCCAGTATGTGCAGGACATGGGCCAAGAAGACATGTTGCTTCCCCTTGCATGGTAATTAGAACAGAAGTTATTCATAGTGTAACATGTTATTAGCTAGGAAGGTTGACAATTAAATATGAAGTTTagtgtttttaaagtaattaaactaGTGCCCCAAGATATTTTATGTTGAGTGAAATATCTGCTTGTTGAATTCTAATAACTATACTGGTATAAATGCTAAAATGATAGATCTTTAAATTATCTATTTGATGaatatttccaataaaatttgaTTCTTATGAAAAACAGACTGTTTATATGAAAATTAAGATTGTTATCtttaaattataatggaaaataatatgaaaaagaatgtatatatgtataactgagtcactgtgctgtacagcagaaattaaaacaacattgatttcaactatatttccataaaataaatgttatctttaaaataatcagaatatTTTTGGTGGTATTCAACATATATATTAATTCGTTGTATAATTTCTGGTTTCCTAtctgattttctgatttttagaaaattagaaaaatgtttatcttatattaaaatttattgtgaggttttaaaattttaaatatatttagctgtaattttattcattaaaatatgcTTATTCATTGTCACATTCATGTATCCATCTTTTTCCTTTGATGTTCACCTTTATATCTGTGTTATGGTAATATAaaagagatataaatatatacagatatggGAAATCTGGCCCTCTCTGGAGGGTAATGTACAGTCATATGAGGTAGTTCTGCTTTCAGTAATAATATGATTTACATTTCTATAGGAGGATAGTGAATGATACCTACAGAACGGATCTTTGCCTACTGTATCCTCCTTTCATGATAGCTTTAGGTATGTAAATATGGTGTACCTTTAGTAGCTAAATTGTTGTATACCTATTTAGGTCATCCTAAAAGAAATTTCAACCTATTgtactttatgtttttatgttcCTTGAAGTAATAGACTATTCCTTGCATGTGAACTTTCAATAATATGAACTGCAACTATCACAAATCAGGATtattgtccccccaccccccttttttggtaagttttttttgaaattgtttaaaataattttaaccagTGTCTGAAtagaacatttttgtttgtttagcgGGAGAAGTTTGGAATTAAGCCTTCTAATACTAGTTGTAACTTATATAAAATAACtaggtcttcttttatttcctgagCCCAAGTCGGTCCTCAGCAGTCAAGTAAAGGAGCCTTTTGTGGTCCTTAATGCCTTGCTAGAGGGAAAGTTAGCCACCATTCTATTATCTGTGGAAGGCAGTACTGTCATGAGTTAGAACAGATGGTCCTAGGtttaaacttttcttcctttacaattgtGGGAAAATTATCTAACCTTTCTGAGTTTGTTTCCTTAATTGTAAAATTGGGGGAGGGTACTAAAAACTCAGTATAGAGTTGttacaagaattaaatgagttatcttttaaataatgCCTGCCATATGTTAGGCACTTGTTAGTTTCTGTTCCCTTTCTGTCTTGTATTCATTTCTATGACTCTGTCTTCTTGATTTTCCCCCCATTCTTTTACCAGTCCAGACTAATTTTTGTTGGTTTCTCTTTATTCAGTTAGCCCTTAAATGTTAGTGTTTCTCCGCCTTCTTACATGAGGGGTGGTAAATAGGTTATACTTTTGTAGTACTGGAGGCTCCCTGGAAGGATTCTGAAGTGGCATCTGGGTTCAGTGGGAAGGAATACTGGGATCTGCATGGGTAGGAAGGCTGTGTGCCACATCTTTGTCACCCCTGCTGTTTTTGTTCTTCCCGGGTAGTCTCACTGAGGCCCATGGCTTCTGCTATCTCTTATGTGTtgaaacatttaaatttctttatttaaccAAGATCTTGCTCCTGAACTGGCCTTTACAtcaatctctgccttttggaTAGCTTCCTTTGGCATCTCACTGGCCTTCAGACTCATGATTAGGACTGAACTCATCAGTTTGACCCCAGATATACTCTTTTTAATGTCTTTGCTATGTTGGTGAATAGCACTAGTTACCTTAGTTGGAAACCCAGTAGTTAGGCTCTTTCATCTTCCTCGATACCTTCATCTAGTTGGTACCCAACACCTGTTGTGCCGCACTCTTTAGTAATCTCATAGCCACCTTCTCATTTTTATCCAGGTTATCACAGCAGTCTCCTTCCTGGCTAGTGGCCTCCAGCATCCCTGTTCTCAGAGAGCCAGTCTATCCTCCACACTTGAGCAAGGCTAGCACTTCTCAACCAGGGATAATTTTGTTCCCCACAGGATTTTTGTCAATGTCGGGAGATGGTTTTGGTTGTAGCAACTGGGgtgggatgctactggcatctagtgagtagaagccagggatgctactaagcATACTGCAGTGCATAGGGCAGTCTCAAAGAATTGTCCAATTCATAATGTCAGTAGTgctaaggttgagaaactctgagcTAGAGcgagctttttaaaatgcagaatttgTGCTTCAGTTAAAATCTTTCAGTGCTCCTCCCAATTTCTGGATAAAATCCACAGCTTCTTTTTACcatttatgtatatatcattCTCTGCTCCCACTCTCACCTTTTTTGAAGACTTGGATCAGATATCATCCCTTTAGTGACACCGTCCCCAACTCTGCACTCTCTGCATCACCTCAGTCTGGGTTTAGGATGTCTCTTTCCCTAATTTACTCTATGTATGCCCTGTCATGGCATTTTCCACTGTATTTTTATTACCTGTTTTTATAATTTGTCCTTTAGCCTCTCAATCCTTCCTGAACCTAAGCCCTACTTTATAAATAGCTTTCTTTAACTTGGGGCAACCAGAATGTCCGTGCACGTTTGAGTTGCTGTTTGCCTAGAATGTCATTCTTAGCAAAGTCATATGGGTAACCAGACCAGGGAATATAACATTTAACAAGCTTGTGTGGGATCAAGGTAGGCAGGCTGCTTGGGCGGAATTATATTAGGCAAAGTTAGGATGTAGACTGTTGTCTTTGGGCTGTTTCATTATCTTTGTTAGTTTATATTGTAAGTAATGTATATAATTACATTGTATGCAGtgcattatatttttttttctcagatctGTTTGATTACAACACTGAACTCTGTACTAGGGTGCCCAGTTTTCATCTAACTTGATCATTTgctaataactttaaaaagcagaGGCAACACTGCTTTTAATTGAAATACCAAAACACAGTAGTGTTGAAATTTATCAGCATATTGATTGgctggttttttggtttgtttgttttgtcactCTGACTTGTGGGTGCATTTTGACCACTACTGTGTACTGCTATGCAGGGATCCTTTCCCTGCTCTGATTTCCTCAGTGGACTTCTTCCTCTCTGACGTGCCCTCTCAAGGCAACTGCATCATGACTAGCTCACAGTGAGGAGCAGATGACAAGGaccttaatatatatatatagcccaGTAACTTTCCCTCCCTGTAAGATTCAGCTGGTGGGATGGTCAGTGGTAACTATTATATGaatctatataatttttaaaaagaatataagaaaatacacataaaaatttaaGTGAATATCTTATTCTGAGTCCATACATTGCACGTTTGCAGTTAAACATGGACCTctgtctctcattttctctccagCTTGCCTGCATGTAGcctgtgttgtacagcagaaagatGCCAGACAGTGGTTTGCTGAGCTTTCTGTGGATATGGAGAAGGTAATCTTTAAAATTCCCTTAACTGAATATAACTTGACCATTTTAAAGTTAATGTCATATTTACTTACCATGAGCCTAAAATTCTTAGCCAGGCTAAGAATATTTTTGGTAAAGAAATGTTAAGAAATGTGTTGGCAAGAAGAACTGATGTTGACCATTTAGGTTATATTTCTCTTCAGTTTAGGGTTAAACagaatggtaaatttatgtttgaTTGGTTGCAAAGTAGCCTCTAATTGCCAGGGTTATTTTAAAAGCTACCTAGTGACTACTGTAAACTTCTGTAACACAGACTATCTCCTGACAAAGTGATTTTTGCCCTTCTACCTTTTCTGCTGAAATGTTCTAGAATCAATCCAAGGTTAGGTCTACTCAGATGAAGAAGAAGGGCTAATTTGGAAGCTGGATTTGACAGATTTGTATAGCTGCCGGTTTTTGAGCACCTTAACTCACGTGCAGAGTAGTTAGTAGAGAATCAAAACAGTCTTTTGTGCACTACCTCCCATCAAATTGTTTGAAACAATTGGTATTAGAGGAGTGTACTCTGTAGTGGCATACTCTTTCATGATTTAGACCTCTATTCCTAGTACCTCACTATTTTGTTGTGGTTTAAGATATCAGTAGGTAGAAAGAAACCAACTGCAGAGATGGATAAGGATAGACTGAGCATACATATGCTTTCACATTTATCAGGATTGTCTAACCTAATCTGAAGGATACAGACTAtcttttcactgttttctaaGGGATGTCTAGGATATGATGTGTGTTCTTTGTATACTAAATGTTGCTTGATAATTTGCCATTGagaacttttcaaatattttcttctagattttGGAAATAATCAGggttattttaaaactgtatgaGCAGTGGAAGAATTTTGACGAGAGAAAAGAGATGGCAACTATTCTTAGTAAGATGCCGAAACCAAAACCTCCTCCAAACAGGTACTTTGTAGACTTtagttattgattttatttaattatatatttcatatgcattatcataatttttcatagattatgttgttttgtttttgtaaagtttCTTCCAAAACTTcatgacatattttttcttttttcttaatttgtgacTTGATAGATTGAGAAcgcctcatttaaaaaaaatacattaatctGATCATCTGTTAAGTAACTTTTCCTAATGTAATGGCAGGTCTATTACAGGTATCCCTCAACATATGATTATATACTGTACATAAATTTAAACAGAACAGAGAGAGGCAAGTTCATCTAAAATTCAGGGATAAAGAATTCTGTAGTAGTTCCATGTCAGTTTGACTTTTTCCCCCCACTACTGGCTGTTATCCTATTTATAAATTTCAGTAGCATTTTTCAAAAACGTAGATGATTGATCTGATATtgtaaaggtaaataaataatgttgCCTTTTGAGTGACTCAAAGATCCATTGCAAACAGTAACATAATTTTGCTAAGTATGAGTCACTTGTCctaaaaaggtttttttgttgtggtgggtttttttgtgtgtttttctgtttgttttgtttttttaataggatCTGTTCATTTaagttcagtggttctcagctctcACTGTACATCAGATCACTTGGGGTAGGGAAAAAAGGTCAGAAGGGAAACAAAGAAATGCTACCCATCTTAatcatttattaagaaaaataaataagttatataaCATTAAGATAGATTTGTAGATCTGATATGTTAATGTTaccatttggaaaaaattaatacTTGACTTATACAAGGAGCTGTTTAAGGCAGTTATTGAAACAGCTGCCTTTGGatgcattttttgcagaaattccCTGAGTGATTCTTCACTAGTGGCAGGGCCTGAAGCTGCAAGATGATGATGGACAAGATAAGGCAATAATCCTGTTGCCACAGTTACTGGTAttttcagttttagtttttattttaaatattcagcgTTTTCCAGGAAATTACCAtatttctttctgacttttaatTATAAAGGTTTGCTGTACTTACGTATGGTTTTATTACGCCTTTggacaataattttttttggaagaaCACTTCTTGATTTTCATAATTAGTAGGAataagattttctatgtacaatTTAATTTTATAGGAAATTTGTCTAGAAGAAGCTCTAATCTCTATGTTGAGTGATACCTGTAATGACAACAAAATCCCATACcctaatttaaatttttgagtgTAATGGACACTAACTTCCAGAATGCTTGTTTTGTGTGAGGGCACTAAGTTACctaagaataaaaacataaaaccaaatgTTAGTcttctggattttaatttttccacatctgtgtctTATAATTGGGAACGTCTTTACTTTGTAGAGTTGTAGCAcggaataactttaaaaattagtagGGTTATCAGGGTGTTGAAAACaagtcttttaattggtgtaaaATCTCTTTCTTCCCCACTTGAACAGTGAAGGAGAGCAGGGTCCAAATGGAAGTCAGAACTCTAGCTACAGCCAATCTTAAAACATTCCGAAGAATTCTGTAGTGGACCAGTTGGAAATAAACCATTGGACAGATTTCAATAATGTCTTCAATggaacacaaatgaaaatgaatagcTTGTTTCTGTCAAGCATGTTGggaagtgattttatttttgcaaaataagTTTTTCCTTACCGAATTTGATTCTAGTACGTGATTGATTAAAATCTATTGTTTATGAAAGTTTGGAAAGGTTCTAAGGGGACCTACAGACAGACATACATAGACATTTGAAAGTTAATAGCTTTTGATtagtataatttttcttaatttggatAATAGAAATTGTTGCTTTTTATTAAGCCAGGAAAGATGAagcataatttgtttaaaattctctTTGGTCATTGAGCgaccaaaaaaggaaataaaaagtcaaatatatgagggtttttttttccctccttaagttaaactttaaaactgtatttaaggAATCAAATCTTACAAAATCCTGGAAGGttttgataatgatgatgataatttcaGGGAAATTAATCAAGTACCTATtgattttaaagcatattttattcAGTAGTTTTGGTATCTTGCCATGGAGGATACTAGCCCAGCCTAGCAGAAAAGTGCAATATGTATAgcatattttgacattttaaaagttatattccataaccattttgaaatgctgggcaaacattaaaaaaatcctataCAAAGTTATTTGCATTTAATTCAGTTAATCAGGCATTTTGAAAGCTAATTGGATAAAACACCATAATATTATTGAAATTTGGtaacattttaatgttatttttactcTACTGTGAAAAGTTTTTTATATGACATACACAccctagtttatttttgtgtcttagTGTGGACTTACAAATTTACTACAGGTATCCTGAGCCAGGAACACAATCAGGTTGCAGGCCAGTTTGATACTGGCTATTCTTAATTCTCATATGAGTGTAGGACTTCAGACTAAATGTTATGTCAGTGGGACTGTGCTGTCTGTGGAAGTTAATAAATTACGTGATCATTTTCTTCAGACTTGAAGGAGAGTGATAAATAAGATTTGGAATCATAGGATATTGATGTACAATTTaaggattaaaattttttataaatcaatTGTGAACAATGGATTATTAAATGTTGACTTCCTAGTATAAAACTGCAAGAATAAAAGTAAATTCTCCAGCTATATTGACTA carries:
- the LOC102976756 gene encoding cyclin-C, yielding MNHILECEFYLLELMDCCLIVYHPYRPLLQYVQDMGQEDMLLPLAWRIVNDTYRTDLCLLYPPFMIALACLHVACVVQQKDARQWFAELSVDMEKILEIIRVILKLYEQWKNFDERKEMATILSKMPKPKPPPNRNSLSDSSLVAGPEAAR